Within the Hypericibacter adhaerens genome, the region TCCTATCGCCCGGCTCGACTCCGCTTTGGCCGACGCCCCCGCCGAAAGGCGGCGGGCGTCGGCGCCTGCGCTGACCAATGGATTCGGCATGACCTCGCTACGGCGCCTCTGGTACCGATACTCGCCTCAGCTCTATCTCAGCGAGCTTCTCGAGAAGCGGTGGATGGAACCGATCATTCCGTTCATCCTGATGTGCGTCGTCTTCCTCGTCTTCGCCCTGATCATTCCCGGCTACGTCTCCTTCATCCAGCTCCAGCAATTGATGCGGAGCTTTCCCGAGCAGGCCTTCGTCGCCATGGCCATGGCGATCGCGATCCTCTCGGGCGGCATCGACCTTTCGGTCGGCGCCGTCTTCGCCATGGCCAATTTCGTCGCCCTCTATCTGCTGCAGATCCTGGGCCTGCCTTTCCCCGTTGCGGTGCTGGGCGTGCTGGCCTGGGGCGCCTTCATCGGCGCCGTCAATGGCGGCCTGATCGCCTATGCCAAGACGCGGCCCTTCCTGACCACGATGGTGGTCCTGATCGTGGTGCGCGCCGCCTACAACAAGCTGACCGCCGCCTTCACCGACGAGCTGGCGAGCGGCTACGCCGACAGCCCGACCTGGGACTTCATCGGCATCGGCTCGATCGGGGGCATCCCGGTCAACATGGCCTGCCTCGTGGTGATCGGGATCGCGGCCCATTTCTACCTGACTCGGATCCGCCCGGGTGTCCATATCATGGCCGTCGGCTCGAGCCGCAAGGCCGCGCGCCATGCCGGCATCAATGTGAAGTTCTCGCTCTTCTTCGCTTACGTCCTGTCCGGCCTTCTGACCTCGTTCGGCGGGCTGCTTTATGCCGCCCGGCAGAACAGCGCCGGCACCGACACCGGCGTGGGCTGGGAGGTCAACGCGCTGGCGGCGGCGGTCGTCGGCGGCATCAGCCTCAGCGGCGGGCGCGGCACCATCAGCCGCGCGCTCATCGGTGCCGCCATCATCTTCCTGCTCATCAACGGCCTGGTGCAGCTCGGGACCCATGGCAGCCTGACCTCGGCCGCGATCGGCTTCATCCTGCTGGCGGCCGTGGGCTTCAACGTCAAGTTCGTCAAGAACAAGGGCAAGATCCTGCAGAAGATCTATGTCAGCCCGAGCCTGGTGGAATTCACAGCCCCGCCCTCGATCGAGCGCGGCAGCGGCAGCGTCTATGCGGAGAACGACCGGCTGAAGAGCGTCGAGGCCATCGCCCTCAACCGCATCGAGGGCCCCGAGGACGTCATCCTCGACCGCAAGGACAATCTCTACACGGTCAACCGCAACGGCTCGATCATCCGCTTCCTGGCGCCGGACTACGAGACGCGCGAGGAGTTCGCGCGCATCGGCGGCCGCCCCTTGGGCCTCGCCTTCGACCGCGACGAGAACCTGCTGGTCTGCGTGGCGGCGATGGGCGTCTACGGGGTCAAGCCCGACCGCACGGTCTTCAAGGTCACCGACGAGACCAACCGCACGTGGTACCGCTTCAAGGACGATGCGCGGCTCTGGCTCGCGGACGATCTCGACGTGGCGCCCGACGGCAAGATCTATTTCAGCGACGCCACGACGCGCTACGACCTCTCCGACTGGGCGCTCGACGGGTTCGAGGGGCGCGGCAACGGGCGGCTCGTCTGCCACGATCCGGCCACCGGCAAGACGCGCACGATCCTCAAGAACCTGGCCTTCCCCAACGGCATCTGCATCGCCCATGACGGGCAGTCGGTGCTCTGGGCCAGCACCTGGCTCTGCAAGATCTACCGCTACTGGATCGCGGGCGAGAAGGCGGGCCAGCTCGAGATCCTGATCGACAACCTGCCGGGCTATCCGGACAACATCAACCGCGCCTCGGATGGCAACTACTGGCTCGCCTTCGTGGGCCTGCGCTCGCCGGTCTACGATCTCGCCATGGCCGATCCGGCCTTCCGTGTGCGCATGGTCAAGCAGATCCCGCCCGACGAATGGCTCTGCCCCGGCATCAACTACGGCTGCGTCATCAAGTTCAACGATGAAGGCGAGGTGCTGGAGTCGCTCTGGGATCCGGGTGCCCAGCAGCACCCGACCATCACCTCCATGCGCGAGCACAAGGGCTATCTCTATATCGGCGGGCTCGAGAACAACCGCATCGGCCGCCTGAAGCTGCCGAATGCCGATCCGGGATGGACCGGCTGGGATTCCTATTGGGGCTCGAAGCGGCGACCGGGGCCGGGTGCGGCCGCGCCGGAGACGAGGGTGGGTCATGTCGCTCGCGCGTGACATCATCGATCGCGTCTTCTTCCCGAACCGCGATGTCCATGCGATCCCGGTGCTCGATGGCGGCTTCTCGCCGAACCAGCGCCTCGAGCAGGCCGAGGTTCTGGCCTCGTTCGAGGCGCCCGATTCCCTGGCGCTGGGACCGGACGGGCGGCTCTATGTGTCGGCCGGCCCGGCGATCCATGCTTGCTCGGGCAGCCGCCTCGACAAGCCGGAGATCTTCGCGCGGGCCGAGGCGCCCGTCAGCGCCCTCCGCTGGACAGGCGACGGCAGGCTGCTCGCAGCCGTCGACGGCCGGGGCCTCCATGCCTTCGATCGCGGCGGCAAGCTGGTGGCGCGCCTGGATGCGCTGGGGGGCGTGCCGCTGCGCTGCGTGACTGCTATCGCCGTCGCTGCCGACGGCACGGTCTATGCCACCGACGGGTCGCGCCATAACGAGGCCGCGCAGTGGCTGACCGACCTGATGCAGAACCGGCGAGGCTCGGGCCGGCTCATCGCCGCCGCGTCGGACCTTTCTAATCCCCGCCTTGTCAAGGACGGCTTGTCCTGGCCCGCGGGTGTCGCGATCGGCCATGACGAGAAGGAAGTGCTGGTGGGCGAAGCCTGGGCGCACGGGCTTTCGGCCGTGAGCCGGGCCGACGGAAGCGTTCGCAGGCTGGTCAGGAACTTCGTCGGCTATCCGGGCCGCATCTGCCGTAGCGCCAAGGGCGGCTACTGGGTCGCGTTCTTCGCGCTCAGGACCCAGCTCACCGAGTTCATCCTGCGCGAGCCGATCTTCCGGATGAAGATGATGGAGCAGGTGCCGCCCGACCTGTGGATCGGCCCGACGCTCGGCGGCAAATTCGACTATCGCGAGCCGACGCAGATCGGGCGCATCAAGAAGCTCGGCATCCAGAAACCCTGGGCGCCGCCGCGCTCCTACGGGTTGGTCGCGCGTCTCGACGAGCAGGGGCAGGCGCTGGAGAGCCTGCACAGCCGCGTCTCCGGCAACCTCCATGGCATCACCGATGTCGCCGAGATCGGGACGACGCTCTACGCCGTCTCGAAGGGGCATGGGAAGGTGGCGTCGGTCGCGCTGACGCCGGCCGCGGGAGGCCGGGCATGAGCGAGCCGACGCGAGAGCCGGTCCTGCGCATCGGCCGCGGCAGCAAGGTCTATGGCGGCGTCCATGCCATCGACGGGGTGGATTTCGACCTCATGCCGGGCGAGATCCATGCGCTCCTGGGCGAGAACGGTGCCGGCAAATCGACGCTCTGCAAGGCGATCGCTGGCGCCATCGAGCTGACCTCGGGCGACTATTTCCTCGGCGGCGAGAAGGTCTCCTTCGCCACGCCGGGCGAGGCGCTGCGGGCGGGCGTGGCCATGGTCTATCAGGAGACCAGCCTGGTGCCTTCCATGACCGTCGCCCAGAATCTCGAGCTGGGGATGGAGAAGCTCTTCACCGTCTACCGCAAGATCAACATCGCCGCCCAGCAGTCGCAGCAGGCCTTGAACTTCAACGTCGACCCGCTGGCGCTGGTCGAGACGCTCGGCACGGCGAAGCGCCAGATGGTCGAGATCGCGCGCGCCGTGCGCCACAACGCCCGGGTCATCATCTTCGACGAGCCGACGGCGAGCCTCACGCCGGAGGAGATCCAGCATCTCTTCCATCTCCTGAGGCGCCTGCGCAGCCAGGGGGTGGGGATCATCTTCATCTCCCACGCGCTGGAGGAAGCGCTCAAGATCGCCGACCGCATCACCGTGCTGCGCGACGGCAAGCTGGTCAGCACCGGCCCGGCCGCCGGCCTCGACCGGGCGCAGATCGTGCGGATGATGGTCGGGCGCGACATCGCCGCCACGCATTATGCCGAGGTGGAGGGCGGCGAAGCGCCGGCCGCGAGCGCGGCGACGGTTGCGCCCACGCCGCCCAGGGAACGGCGGCAGGTGCTGGTGGTCGAGAA harbors:
- a CDS encoding SMP-30/gluconolactonase/LRE family protein; amino-acid sequence: MSLARDIIDRVFFPNRDVHAIPVLDGGFSPNQRLEQAEVLASFEAPDSLALGPDGRLYVSAGPAIHACSGSRLDKPEIFARAEAPVSALRWTGDGRLLAAVDGRGLHAFDRGGKLVARLDALGGVPLRCVTAIAVAADGTVYATDGSRHNEAAQWLTDLMQNRRGSGRLIAAASDLSNPRLVKDGLSWPAGVAIGHDEKEVLVGEAWAHGLSAVSRADGSVRRLVRNFVGYPGRICRSAKGGYWVAFFALRTQLTEFILREPIFRMKMMEQVPPDLWIGPTLGGKFDYREPTQIGRIKKLGIQKPWAPPRSYGLVARLDEQGQALESLHSRVSGNLHGITDVAEIGTTLYAVSKGHGKVASVALTPAAGGRA
- a CDS encoding ABC transporter permease, with the translated sequence MTSLRRLWYRYSPQLYLSELLEKRWMEPIIPFILMCVVFLVFALIIPGYVSFIQLQQLMRSFPEQAFVAMAMAIAILSGGIDLSVGAVFAMANFVALYLLQILGLPFPVAVLGVLAWGAFIGAVNGGLIAYAKTRPFLTTMVVLIVVRAAYNKLTAAFTDELASGYADSPTWDFIGIGSIGGIPVNMACLVVIGIAAHFYLTRIRPGVHIMAVGSSRKAARHAGINVKFSLFFAYVLSGLLTSFGGLLYAARQNSAGTDTGVGWEVNALAAAVVGGISLSGGRGTISRALIGAAIIFLLINGLVQLGTHGSLTSAAIGFILLAAVGFNVKFVKNKGKILQKIYVSPSLVEFTAPPSIERGSGSVYAENDRLKSVEAIALNRIEGPEDVILDRKDNLYTVNRNGSIIRFLAPDYETREEFARIGGRPLGLAFDRDENLLVCVAAMGVYGVKPDRTVFKVTDETNRTWYRFKDDARLWLADDLDVAPDGKIYFSDATTRYDLSDWALDGFEGRGNGRLVCHDPATGKTRTILKNLAFPNGICIAHDGQSVLWASTWLCKIYRYWIAGEKAGQLEILIDNLPGYPDNINRASDGNYWLAFVGLRSPVYDLAMADPAFRVRMVKQIPPDEWLCPGINYGCVIKFNDEGEVLESLWDPGAQQHPTITSMREHKGYLYIGGLENNRIGRLKLPNADPGWTGWDSYWGSKRRPGPGAAAPETRVGHVARA
- a CDS encoding sugar ABC transporter ATP-binding protein, producing the protein MSEPTREPVLRIGRGSKVYGGVHAIDGVDFDLMPGEIHALLGENGAGKSTLCKAIAGAIELTSGDYFLGGEKVSFATPGEALRAGVAMVYQETSLVPSMTVAQNLELGMEKLFTVYRKINIAAQQSQQALNFNVDPLALVETLGTAKRQMVEIARAVRHNARVIIFDEPTASLTPEEIQHLFHLLRRLRSQGVGIIFISHALEEALKIADRITVLRDGKLVSTGPAAGLDRAQIVRMMVGRDIAATHYAEVEGGEAPAASAATVAPTPPRERRQVLVVENITMGNVVKNMSFSVYAGEVVGMAGLVGAGRTEIAHIVCGARKRNFLRGGAIYLNGKAVRYRVPRQAVRDGIVYITEDRKLDGFFETMTADDNIYLGYLASPKGRRLLYSLKERKTVADRWVKNLAISALKRSLKIIEYSGGNQQKVVVAKSLAQEPSLVIFDEPTRGVDVGAIPQIHAAIRGLAAQGKAVVVISSYLPEILSVSDRVLVARAGRIVEEMPASEATEEKIMYAAIH